ACGAAGAACCGGGACGAGAATGTGGGCTAAGTTCTCGATCTGCTCGCTCCTGTGGGGAAGCTCCTTGGGGGTATAGCTGTGGCGCAGGACCTCCTTGTTCCTGAATATCTTCTTGGCATGGAGGTACTTCTCAAAGATCGAATCGAGGTAACTGTCGTCCATGGACACCACCTTTTCCACTGGAAACAACACTCCAACGGCACACTTTATCCCGGTGAAGCCGTGATATGCCGGATATGTGACATTTTACATCTAATTATAGACGATTATCCAATTTTATTGGGTAATTTTCGAACATATGATAGTCCTTCCAGAGGAAGCACCGGATACAGAGGAAAGCAGGAATAATCAGCTCAGGTGGTTTATATGCCTTGTTGAACAGCAGGATGTATAAAATGGGTTGGCGAAGGAGACTTATAATCAGGAAGGATACCGAAAGGAGGACCGGTTTTAAGACCGGATTCATGGTAAAGCGGGCTGGAGAGCGGTTAAAACCCAGCAGGAAGGCAACTCCGGACAAAATCTCAAAAACAGCCCGATTAACGGTTTGCACCTGCCGGTTGACCTGAGGACTCCACGGGCCTTATGCTCTTGAACCGGTTTCCGGGCCTACGTTCTCCACCCGCCCACTGCCCGGTTGCATTCATCCCCCTCCACAGGAAATCGGCTATGGGACGGTCCTACCCAGTGCACTTTAATGTACATCAGAAATTTATGTTTGTAAATGTGCAGAAGGATACCTTCGATCCTTCCCATCGAGAGGAGAATGAACGTTTGTGAACATCAACATCGGTTCATTGAAGCACTTTAGTGATCATTTTGGGAAAACATTAATGTTAACAATTTAATAACAGGTAAACAAAAGGTATCCCCCAGAGAGTTGTATTTCCAGTGGAACTCGTGGAAAGCTACTCCCACTTTTTTCCGTTTGTTTTGGTGCAAACTCTCCCGTTTTCTATTCAACTTCTCCTATTTATAGTTTTCTATGAACAATGTTCACTAAAAACGATCTTAATAAAGCCAACAATAAAAATTTATTCAATTTTGTAGGTTAACACTTTAAAAGCCGTTAATTTGACATTTGTAATACCCATTTATAAACCCTGGTTTCTATGGATTCCCTTTTAGACCCGTCCGTTTCGAAAATGAGTTCCAGTGGAAATGAAACTCTGGGGGGTCCTTAAGATGAGCATCGAAAAAGACCTTTCTTTCCACTGGAAATAACGACGCTACGAAACCATGCACCGAAAACGGTTGACGGAGCCAGAAAACTCTCCAGCTCAGGTCCCCTTTCCGGTGAAGTCGTGCTCCTTTTTCCATAAAACCGATCTTTTGGTTGCTAATCGGGGTTTTTATCGTGCCATCTGTTCCACGTCCACTGGAGAAGAAAAGTATATAACCCTCCGGCCCTTCAGTCATGTGGAAATCATCGGGAAAGGTGGAGGAGATGGCGAGAAAGAAAACTGCTGACGATGAAATAAAAGAGCTCGAGGAGTTTGAAGAGCTCGAAGTTACCGATGAAGGGTCATTGGACTCCTCCGGAAAGAAGGTGGAAAGCCAGAAGAAGGAGATCAAGACCATCGAGGACCTCCCGGGCGTGGGGCCGGCTACGGCCGAAAAGCTTCGTGAGGCGGGTTACGATAGCATCGAGGCCATAGCGGTGGCCTCTCCACTGGAACTCAAGGAGATCTCGGGCATAAGTGAGGGTGCCGCCCTCAAGATAATTCAGGCTGCCCGGGAGGCGGCCGATATCGGTACCTTCATACGGGCCGACGAGTACATGAAGAGGAGGGAGACCATAGGGAGGATTTCCACTGGAAGCAAAAGCCTTAACAAGCTCGTGGGCGGGGGGGTTGAAACCCAGTCCATAACCGAGGTCTTCGGTGAGTTTGGTAGCGGTAAGACCCAGCTCGCCCACACGCTGGCCGTCATGGTTCAGCTTCCTCCGGAGGAGGGCGGTCTCCGGGGTTCCGTGATCTGGATAGATACGGAGAACACCTTCAGACCCGAGAGGATAAAGCAGATCGCCGAGAACCGCGGGCTCGACCCCGAAGAGACCCTTAAGAATATCTACGTTGCCCGCGCCTTCAACAGCAACCACCAGATGCTCCTAATCGAGAAGGCTGAGGAGATCATCAAGGAAAAGGCCGATACCGAAAGGCCGGTTAAGCTGCTCATCATTGATTCGCTCATGGCCCACTTCAGGAGCGAGTACGTCGGCAGGGGAACCCTCGCAGAGAGGCAGCAGAAACTGGCCAAACACCTCTCGGATCTCCACCGCATAGCGGATCTCTACGACGTGGCCGTCTTTGTAACGAATCAGGTTCAGGCAAAGCCCGACGCCTTCTTCGGCGACCCGACGAGGCCCGTTGGTGGCCACATTCTGGCCCATTCCGCCACGCTGAGGATCTACCTGCGGAAGGGTAAGGCCGGCAAGAGGGTTGCGAGGCTGATAGACAGTCCCCACCTGCCCGAGGGCGAGGCGATATTCAGGATCACCGACAAAGGGGTTGAGGATTGAGTTATCTTTTTAACTACCCTTTTCTATCCCCCTTCATGTCAAAAGTCGAGGCCCTGACGGATCCCTCAAAGGAGGAGCTTTTACGGGTTGTGGACTCGGCCCTCTCCTCCGAGGCCCTTCTGACGGTCTTTGCCCGCTGCAGGGTTTACTACGACGGCCGGGCGAAGAGTGAGCTTGGGTCTGGTGACAGGATCATACTGGTCAAGCCCGACGGTTCCTTTCTCGTCCACCAGAACAGGAAGCGTGAACCCGTCAACTGGCAGCCCCCGGGAAGTGTTGTGACCGTTCTGGAGCGGGATGGGAGGGTAATCCTCCGTTCCGTTAGGCGGAAGCCGAGGGAAACGCTCGACGTTGAGCTCGAGAGGGTTTACCTGGTGGCCCTGTTCCGGGCTGAGGATTACGAGGAGTTGAACCTGACGGGGAGTGAGGCCGAGATGGCCGGGATGATCTTCGAAAACCCCGGGGTCATAGAACCGGGCTTCAAGCCTCTCTTTCGTGAGAAGCCGGTTGGCCATGGTATCGTTGATATCCTCGGAAAGGACAGGCATGGCAACCTCGTCGTTCTCGAGTTAAAGCGCAGGAAGGCCGACCTCCACGCCGTTAGCCAGCTGAAGAGGTATGTCGAGGCCCTTAAAAAAGAGGACGAAAACGTTCGAGGGATCCTAGTGGCCCCCTCCCTGACCTCCGGAGCGAGGAGGCTTCTCGAAAAGGAGGGCCTCGAGTTCAGGAAGGTTCTGCCCCCAAAGAGGGGGGGCTCCTTAAAAGGAAGACAGAGGACCCTGTTCTAACCCATGTCCATCTCGTGGGGTAGCATCTCCCGGACGCTTGCCAGTATCACGGCGTTCTTCTTTCTAACTTCGACCACCCTACCGAGGCCGAGGAGCCTCACCTGTACCCTGTAAATCGTTACCTCCCTCTCGTCGCTCTCCTCCCACGGAATCCTCTGCTCCATGCCCTCCACCTGGAGTACCTCGGCGATTAGCCCCTCTGTTCCGGCCCTGACGTCCTGAAGCGTCTCGTAGGTGAGGAAAACCCTCCCCTTTCCCTTTGCCGTCTCCAGTGCGATGACGTTTCTGGCGCTCCTTATCTCGAGGGTCCTGTAGGGGTTCCTGAGGAGCCCGTCGAGGGCTTTTCTTGAGATCCCGGCCAGAATTACCGCCTCCATGCTCTCACCTCACAGGTAGATGTTTTCGTACTGCTTTCCGGCCTTTTTCCGTGCCTGTTCCACCTGTTCGTGCATCTTTCTGAGCTGGGCCTCTATCGCCTCCGCCTCCCTGATGAGGGGTTCGGTCGAAACTTCTACTAGAGCTAGTTTCTTGAGAACCTCGATAACGTTGGCCGCCGCCCTCGGATCCGGCTTGTCGCCGAAGGTCTCTCCGAGCAGGACGTAGGCATCGAGGCCTTCCTTTCCCGCCTCCCAGAGGAGCTTCCCGCTCATCCCCATTATGGAGCCGTACTGGAGGATCTTCACTCCGGCCTCCTCGAGCTTCCTGTTGAGTTCTTCTCCCGTGGCAACGCCCCATACCTCCAGCTGGTCCTTGAAGAATCCTATTCCGATGCCCCCCATCGATATTACGCTCTTTCCTTTCATCTCCTTGAGGTAGCCCACGAGTTCCCTTGCGATCTCGCTCACGAGGGTCGGGGGAACGTAGATGTCGGCCATGGCGAGTATCATGTTGTCCTTACCGTAGAACCTTACCGGGGGGTTGGGTTTTCCCTCAAGGATCAGGGCCACGGGCGGTATGAAGGGGCTCTCCACGTAGCCGATGAGTTCCATTCCAAGTTCTCTGGCTAAAAAGTTGGCCGCTATGTGCCCCACGAGGCCTATCCCGGGGTAGCCCTCTATGAGGGTGGGCTCCTCGATCTCGGGGAGAACCAGCTTAACGGGCTTCTCCATGCTATCACCATGCGTATGTTTGACCTTATGGTTTAAGGGGTTTTTGAATCTTCACGAGAAGGGGGTCACCCACACCAGTGATTGACAGAAAGCCGGAATTGATTTTAACTCCCTCCGAGTATATAGTTTATAACAAAACACTAGGATCGTTCGAAGGTTTGCCCTTTACATCTCCTTTCTTAACAGTTTGAATTTCATATATCTTTCGTTTTATGAAGGGAATCTTGAAAGATGAAACAGAGAATTTCGTGATACCAGATTCCAGTAATTTCGCTATAGCATCTTCTCTCCCTGCCAGTTCTCCACAGACGCTAACTGGCAGATTGAAGTTTTTAGCTTTTTCGGCTATAGTAGTAATAATCTCAAATATTATCTCATGCTCGTCTTGGTAATATCTGGATACTAAAGGATTGTTCCTATCTGCTGCAAAGATATATTGCGTTAGATCATTTGTGCCTATACTCACGAAGTCGATATATGGGGCAATCTTATCAATGAGCCACATTATTGAAGGCACCTCTATCATAATGCCCAGTTTGAAGGATCCTATTTTTTCTCCTTCAGTCAAAAGTTCTTCTTTTATCTCTTGGATAATCCCGAGCAGTTCTTTGATGTCTTCAGGCAGAGTTACCATAGGAATTAAAACTGAGAGATTACCATAGGTCGATGCTCTGAAGAATGCTCTCAACTGGGTTTTTAAAATCTCTTTGTGCCTTAGGAGTAAACGGATCCCCCTTAATCCTAAAAATGGGTTTTCTTCATCATCTCCCGACAGGTATTCAAGTTTCTTGTCCCCTCCAATATCCAATAATCTAATGACAACTTCTTCAGGGTAAAATGTT
The window above is part of the Thermococcus sp. P6 genome. Proteins encoded here:
- the radA gene encoding DNA repair and recombination protein RadA; the encoded protein is MARKKTADDEIKELEEFEELEVTDEGSLDSSGKKVESQKKEIKTIEDLPGVGPATAEKLREAGYDSIEAIAVASPLELKEISGISEGAALKIIQAAREAADIGTFIRADEYMKRRETIGRISTGSKSLNKLVGGGVETQSITEVFGEFGSGKTQLAHTLAVMVQLPPEEGGLRGSVIWIDTENTFRPERIKQIAENRGLDPEETLKNIYVARAFNSNHQMLLIEKAEEIIKEKADTERPVKLLIIDSLMAHFRSEYVGRGTLAERQQKLAKHLSDLHRIADLYDVAVFVTNQVQAKPDAFFGDPTRPVGGHILAHSATLRIYLRKGKAGKRVARLIDSPHLPEGEAIFRITDKGVED
- the nucS gene encoding endonuclease NucS, which gives rise to MSKVEALTDPSKEELLRVVDSALSSEALLTVFARCRVYYDGRAKSELGSGDRIILVKPDGSFLVHQNRKREPVNWQPPGSVVTVLERDGRVILRSVRRKPRETLDVELERVYLVALFRAEDYEELNLTGSEAEMAGMIFENPGVIEPGFKPLFREKPVGHGIVDILGKDRHGNLVVLELKRRKADLHAVSQLKRYVEALKKEDENVRGILVAPSLTSGARRLLEKEGLEFRKVLPPKRGGSLKGRQRTLF
- a CDS encoding DUF473 domain-containing protein, producing MEAVILAGISRKALDGLLRNPYRTLEIRSARNVIALETAKGKGRVFLTYETLQDVRAGTEGLIAEVLQVEGMEQRIPWEESDEREVTIYRVQVRLLGLGRVVEVRKKNAVILASVREMLPHEMDMG
- a CDS encoding proteasome assembly chaperone family protein — protein: MEKPVKLVLPEIEEPTLIEGYPGIGLVGHIAANFLARELGMELIGYVESPFIPPVALILEGKPNPPVRFYGKDNMILAMADIYVPPTLVSEIARELVGYLKEMKGKSVISMGGIGIGFFKDQLEVWGVATGEELNRKLEEAGVKILQYGSIMGMSGKLLWEAGKEGLDAYVLLGETFGDKPDPRAAANVIEVLKKLALVEVSTEPLIREAEAIEAQLRKMHEQVEQARKKAGKQYENIYL